From Phragmites australis chromosome 5, lpPhrAust1.1, whole genome shotgun sequence, a single genomic window includes:
- the LOC133918759 gene encoding vacuolar protein sorting-associated protein 29, translating into MVLVLALGDLHIPRRAPDLPAKFKSMLVPGKIQHIICTGNLCIKEVHDYLKSLCPDLHITRGEYDEDARYPETKTLTIGQFKLGLCHGHQVVPWGDLDSLAMLQRQLDVDILVTGHTHQFKAYKHEGGVVINPGSATGAYSSITYDVNPSFVLMDVDGLRVVVYVYELIDGEVKVDKIDFKKTATMHA; encoded by the exons atggTGCTAGTGCTTGCGCTGGGGGATCTGCACATCCCGCGCCGGGCGCCCGACCTGCCCGCCAAGTTCAAGTCCATGCTCGTGCCTGGCAAAATCCAGCACATCATCTGCACTGGGAACCTCTGCATCAAG GAAGTTCATGACTACCTGAAAAGCCTTTGCCCTGATCTCCATATTACCAGAGGTGAATATGATGAGGATGCTCGGTACCCAGAGACTAAGACACTTACAATTGGTCAGTTCAAGCTTGGGCTGTGCCATGGTCATCAG GTTGTTCCATGGGGCGACTTGGATTCCCTAGCGATGCTGCAGCGGCAGCTGGACGTGGACATCCTCGTCACGGGGCACACCCACCAGTTCAAGGCCTACAAGCACGAGGGCGGGGTGGTCATCAACCCCGGCTCCGCCACGGGCGCCTACAGCAGCATCACCTACGACGTGAACCCGAGCTTTGTGCTGATGGACGTCGACGGCCTCCGCGTGGTGGTGTACGTCTACGAGCTGATCGAcggcgaggtgaaggtggacAAGATCGACTTCAAGAAGACGGCGACGATGCACGCGTAG